Within the Garra rufa chromosome 16, GarRuf1.0, whole genome shotgun sequence genome, the region cttgctaatcatgctaaaaacatgttagcaacttggtaattATGTATAATCATGCGAACATCTTGGTAATCATGCTGTAATCATGCTATcttcttgctaatcatgctagaaaaatgctagaaacttgttaacaaggctagaaacatgctagcaaaatgataaccatgctagaaacatgttaacaacttgataataatgttaacatgctagtaacatgctaatcatgctacaaacatgctaacaacatgttaataatgctggaaacatgttatctatctatctatctatctatctatctatctatctatctatctatctatctatctatctatctatctatctaacattaagcttttaaaactacttcaaacttcaaactatttcagactgaaatccctcaaacttaaaactttaaaaacttgTACATCTTTTTAAACTGTTCAGACTTCTTTAACTTCttaaactttttcaaactttctggtccagctttttcaagccaacttcaaagttggTATTGATGAACTTTTTAATCTAGTTACTGCATACTGATTTAATGTACTAAATAATGGCATCTTTTTGCACTAAGTATGATAACTATCAGATGTTATGAAATGCTATGTCTGTGCTGTGTTATTAATGCTGTCACCTCTCTTGTTGTCTCTTGTTCTTCTCCTCTCTGGCCTGTGCTTTCATCTGCTGCACCTCAATGGTGTCTGGCTTGCGGCGTCGCATGTAAAGATCATGGTTTCCCATGCACAGAGCCAGGATACGCTTGTTAATGCGCAGACGAGGTGCATAGAACACAAAGTCCTGTGGTTGAGCAAAGGACAAGCAATTCAGCAAGTGAAAGAAtacaaattaatgaataaatggaGGGTtgaatttatgatttatttacCGGTGATTTTTTGTCAATGGGCTTAATGACAAATTTCTTGTCGTTGAAAGAAATATTCCGTATCTCACTCCAAGGGAATCCGATCTTAGGTGTCAGCCTGTTGAAAAACAGGAACACTAATAACATATCTAATTAGTTCTATTAGttgtacaaataaaataaagatgaatATGTACTTGTCTGAACGTTCATATATGTTGAGTCCCAAAGCATCGACACCCAACCACAACTCTGatccttttttgtttttgatgcTGAAATAGTTCACTCCATACATCTCCAGATCCTGGGAAATCTTCAAATATTCTATCATGGCATCCTCTCTGTGGAGAAAAAGCTTTACTGATTGTGTCCTCAAACAGCTAGTTTTAGCTTCAGAAGTTGTGAAGTTTCTACCTTATCATGTTTCTGTGTTGCTCATGCCACACCTGAATTCGTTCTTCCCACTGCTCTTTAGTCAGTTTGTGTTGTTCTAGAACTCTAGAAGATGGTTTTTGTATGTAAAACAGCAACTTTCAAAGCACAATACTATAATGCAATCTTAGTGTTAAAAGAGTAGAACAGAATTCTTAAAAGAATAGAGAAACACCTTTGTGGCAGCAGTTTGTCTCTGCACAAATATCCAGGCACGTGATATTCGTTGTTGTAATCACCGTATTTCATCTGCACAGCATATGAGGCCAGGAGAACAGCCGTCTCAGGTGGACAGTAGATATCATCGTTCAAGATCCCCTCTTTCACCTGGAGGAAGAAAAGGCGCTGTGTAGCTTCTTGAATCAACTCTTCAGCCACATCTTCAGGGTAGAACTTTGCTCGGAATTTAATCAGCAGTGGGTTTTCCTTTCTGACATCTTGAGCAGTCACCTAACATATGAACACACATATATTATTAGATGTATTTCAAGTGCCATTAAACCaatgcaaaatatatataatatatatacatatcctcAGGTCCTCAGTATTCATAAcccttgcaaattctgacttaaatgtacttttattcaaccagcaagtttttttgttgttgttttattagaAATCACatagacgtctcccagaagataataagatgatgtacaagaggcatcattgtggaaaaaattattactcatttttttatttacatttgaacaaaaagtggcatgtccaaaattattcatacccttctcaataattaatagaaaagcctttattggctattacagcaatcaaacttttcctataattgctgagcagctttttgcatgtctcctctggtatttttgcccattcatctttagccatgagctccaactctttcaggttggagggtcgccttgccatcaccctgatctttagctccctccacagattctcaattggatttaagtcaggactctggctgggccactgcaaaacgttcatgtctttgtctgctaaccacttttgctgtgtgttttgggtcgttgtcgtgctgaaatgtccactggtgcccaaggccagttTCTCTACacactgcctgatgttgttgttgagaattttgatgtattgctcctttttcatggtactgtgattaggttccctggtccaccggctgaaaaacacccctaaaacattaggttcccaccaccatgtttgacagtggggatggtgttcttagggttgaaggcttctcttttttacgtcaaatgaaggctacatcattgtggccaaacaattccatttttgtttcatctgaccataaaacagaagaccagaagtcttctttgaccagatgagcatttgcaaaggccaagtgggcttttgtgtgccttatctggagaagtggtgtcctccttggtctgcatccgtggaacccttgagatgttgccaccagcagagcccagattcatcaggatggccttggtggtaatccttggattcttttttgacctctctcactatgctcctggccagcacaggtgtcacttttggcttccgaccacgtcctctgagatttttcacagtgcggaacgtcttgtattttttaataatactttgcactgtagccactggaacttcaaaacatttagatatggtcttatagccctttcctgacttgtgagcagccacaggtcctcagtcctcagtgagctcctttgtcttagccatgactgtccataaaccaacagcagagagcttctgtttttcacctgctgagttgattaaaacagctgttcccaatgaatcagggtcattaggatgctttagaacagcttggattatttggaatggtatagaactttggattttcccatagactgtgacagtttgcaaagggtataaataattttggacatgacactttttgttcaaatgtaaataaaagctgagaaatatctttgtccacaatgatgcctcttgtacatcatcttattatcttttgggagaagcctgtgtcatttccggtcaaaaaaagacttgctagttgaataaaagtaacattaagtcagaatttgccaggggtatgaataatttcaggcttgactgtatatatatatatatatatatatatatatatatatatatatatatatatatatatatatcatagtcTTTTCCTTTTTTTGCATGTTGATATAGTCACAGTTAATGTTTATGTTAGTGTAATGTTGACTACTAATTATAGAGATCATATACATTTTTTGATGTACATAATAATGGGAAATGCTTCTGAGCCCTGTTTATAAGACAAATCATGTATggtaagagagagaaaaaaaagagctTAACCCGCTTATTGAGTTTCAGCCATGTAGAGAAGCCCTTGCTGTCCTGATACTGCAGTCCAAAGTACCAGATCTCTCGGAGTCCGATAGTTTTCACAATCTTCAAGAGGACAAAATAACACTGAATGTTACTGATTGCTCACTCTTTATGGTCTACACTCAATGTTGAACTTAATGAAGTTTCAATGTTTCCATGCAAAATACATACTTGGTCAAAAAGTTGTTTACCAGTTGTACTGGGCTGAATGGCAAACTCCAGCTCAGCATCCATTGTGGTGACCCGTACGtttatctgaaaatacatgatgTGCAGTAACACATGGCATTATGGTAAAAGCACCTGTAGATTTTGAACAACTCAATACAGCACCATCATTTCATGACAAAAGACCACCAAATCAAACATAATTTCAGAACAAATGGATGCCTTTGAGACTCACATAAAGCTGAAATACGATAAAAAACAAAGACTAGAATTCAGAAGTAGTGCAGCAAGATCTAGGACATTTAAACAATCACATCTCAAAACCTGGGGTTAAAACCAGGCTGAAAGTTATGCGAGCCTTAAACGCAGTGTAAAAAGCCCAAACAGTGAGTATAGGATTATAACtttatttgttataaaataaattgTACTTTGCAACAACATCCAAATTAACTAAAAAAGATTGCACTATGTAGAAGTCCCAAGCTGTGGAAAAAAAGCTGTGAACCACCACATTTCACTCGGTTCGACTCACACAACAAAAAGCTTTaataattatgttttaaacaagtatttgaaaaaataaataaagtttgtaTTAaatagagagagacagagagagtgcaaaaataaatcttacttCTTTACCATAGTCTATCATAAGTATTTcgttattttttaagattttcgAATAGGAAAAACATATCCATATTAACGAATCTGCAATAATGAATGAATTAATCTGTATTAATGAATCAGTACTCACAGACATTGGACTATATTTTTCTAGTTCTTCACTGTTGTCTTCTCGTAATGGTCTGCTCTCGTCAGAGTCATATGAAAGGACTTGTGATATTCGCCAGGATTACCCCAGTTAATGTGCTCCATTGTGCCTCTAATCCAATGGCAGCCCTGGAATCTCTCTTCAGATTAAAGTCTGGTGTGGGAGTTTAACCTCAAAATTTATACAACATTTACAATATGCAATTATTCCTGAGGAGTTTTTGTTGAGGTTCAACACAAGTACACACTGGCAGACATATGGAGTCAGTTGAAGAATAGTCAGCTGTTTGTAGCATTTTGTGTGCAAGCGCATGTAAACACAAACGATCACAGCAGGAATAAAGTGTAAAATGTAGATTATACCATCATAAGCCAATTTACTGAAATGctgtttaaatataatataattcttctgagactaaattgtctgactgctgctcctagagctttaactctacaaactccaaacccAGCCCAGAATCCCTTGAGCCTCAATAAAAATTCCCTTCTGCGGtatatttctaatacatttaaactcattcaagctaacttgctaattatgctagaaacttattagtaacacgctaatcatgctagaaacttgttaaccatgccaacaacatgctagaaacatgctaataatatgtcaatcgtgataaaatcatgctagcagcaagctgctaatcgtgataaaatcatgttagcaacatgctagtaacatgctaatcgtgctagaatcatgctacgacatgctagtaatatgctaatcatgctataaacgtgctaacaacatgttagtaacttatcatgttaacatgctagtaacttactaataatgcaaaaacatgctagtaacttactaatcatggaagcaaaatgctagtaacatgctaatcatgcttgaaacatgttaacaacatgctagtaacttactaataatgctaaaaacatgctagtaacctactaatcatggtagcaacatgctagtaacatgcaaatcatgctagaatcatgctacaacatgctagtaatatgctaatcatgctagaaacgtgctagcaacatgttagtaacttgctaatcatgccaacaacatgctagtaacttactagtAGTGctaaaaatgctagtaacttactaataatgctaaaaacatgctagtaacttactaatcatggtagcaacatgctagtaacatgccaatcatgctagaatcatgctacaacatgctagtaatatgctaatcatgctagaaacgtgctagcaacatgttagtaacttgctaatcatgcaaacaacatgctagtaacttactagtAGTGctaaaaatgctagtaacttactaataatgctaaaaacatgctagtaacttactaatcatggtagcaacatgctagtaacatgctaatcatgctagaatcatactacaacatgctagtaatatgctagtcatgctagaaacgtgctagcaacatgttagtaacttgctaatcatgcaaacaacatgctagtaacttgctaatcatgccaacaacatgctagtaacttactaataatgctaaaaatgctagtaacttactaataatgctaaaaatgctagtaacttactaataatgctaaaaacatgctagtaacttactaataatgctaaaaatgctagtaacttactaataatgctaaaaacatgctagtaacttactaaccatggtagcaacatgctaatcatgctagaaacctgataacaacatgcaagtaacatgttaatcatgttgtaaacatgctagtaacatgctatctatctatatatctatcaaaCTTTAACctatttaaacttaaaactatttcagactgaaaaccgtcaaacttaattaaaactttaaaggtgccatagaatggaaaactgttaaataataacagttcagtacatggacatgacataccatgagtctcaaacaccatcgtttcctccttcttatataaatcagCTGTTTGCAAAAGAACACTGAAAaacaggtcaattccaacataacaccgactgttacgcaatagCCCCGGGATCATTAATAGCTacgccccaacatttgcatcgcccaatcatcattaacaTCAGTACATaagtaaaataaggcaagccactgaagggacacggttagcttaatgctagcgctagcctgttacattgcaatacataagatttcacttaccacataaacagagagatgagtgctgcgctgatgatggccaatgatttacagaaCCTGAGTATCAAtgacaagcagctgaacttgtgtggtaagtaacgtaagcactccctctgcattataactttacacagagcacatgcatcacagtaatgagactaaaatgtctgcgattcaaaacggcagattcaacaaaccgaatattaaaagcggctagagctcctaattacatatatatatttttatccatgtgcagctattgagatgagcagctctgtgaaacagccaatcagagcagagctagTGATGGGTCGtccttgaacgattcgttcattttgaacgaatctttaatgtgactcgggaagaacgagtcgtctcggggagtgattcgttcagtcacgcatgcgcaattgcgcaactatgaacgaacgactcaaacccgaagactcgagaaatggactaatcaattctgtttccggctcaggcagcataggttaagcgtatggggctgtcacgtgatgaacgaacgaatcaaacctgtacagatagaggtgagggagctaatcatagactgaagacccaggtaaacaatgaattaaacttttctttttctaatagtattatagttttgtcttgtttgtagtgtaatcaacgtttgtacaagcagtacatgtgttatggaagtaacacgtggctttttaattatattttggtaaaatgaacgaaatgaatgaaatgactcgaaaaaagattcgttcattttgctgaacgagactcaaagatccgagtcggtaaaatgatccgaacttcccatcagtaagcagagctcattaatattcatgaaccttccaattaaggcaataacagagcatttcattctagggacaaatcctagggttgtaaatggcaacatgatctcatgataatttgtatgtattttatgtaaaatgtggttctacaaaacgtacatttacttacgtttttccagacactaaaacgtacaaaAATGACGTacttacagcatctaaacgtacaaatacatacgtatttttagcattttaacgtacaatactgacgtattgacAACACCTAAAAACAATTCCTTATGAAAACTGAAATCGCggcattaatttcattattattgtttttagttgtcataccAATGTCCTTATGTTTTCAGTTGcattattgaatagtttaatcgtttatttaatttgaaattttaccatttcattctgttctgtgtgatttctggtgccagctcgtttccaagaataggtctatatggtaaacaagactacactttaaacccttaaaataaataaaatttcttcAATCATTTAACCATTCATTTAATATTAACtttgtttgccgtggtgggagtcgtgggacacaaaaggcgttttctccgacatgctgtgactaacaatagaaccataaaatacaccgaacagaCATCATAATTCTAAAATGAAATGATTTTATTTGAGCGCTGTAATCcggatcttcagaatccatacgattgcgaggaacagacccaaattcaagccttcatccggcgatcttcatctactccatcccgagcagcgagtCCAGCTGAAGTgcttttttcaaattcaaatattgcCGCATTAAGAAACGAcaggttttacggcagaaaaatcgAACGCTCATTGGTTCTTgcctgcattcgtcacagattacgacatgctgtgtttctggtgagatgtgtttgaatgatgCACATTAGCCATTTCTCAATATGCGTTCTTGTCTGTACTTGTGTTCTTGTGGACTTGTGAAACGTCATCAGTTGTCGCCAAAATACTGTTCCAATTTAAAGTTCACATCTAGAAAGTACAGTTCAAATCCCCGGATGTGTTCTTGCTCCACCccttttatcaaggatgcatcaaGAGGAGACTTGTGCGAACTTGAGGCAGCCAtgtatcccagaatgcatttcgcACCAATCAGCGAGCGTTAATGGCGGAGGAGAAGTTTGCCGCTGgtcctgatgtctctgtagtggttaaacaagaggtataattcgttttgggtaaatctaacagctaATTTTTGGTCTTGtgaatctattatttattccaggtcatataattttgactgaggacaaagttatgcttcataaattatttatcaatcgtaattcaacgctgactttttagcatgcatttgaccgaattatctgcttttgtctttatttccgattacataagCCTCTTATACTTTTATtatggctaatattgttcattaaaactgacatttaacagaaaaggcagagttgtgcttgtcatgtttcattttattatagagtaaagatgtattatacacagtgcacatatagcttaaatcacatattaatatcttttattatttttaaaatgagtacgaaaagagagttgtgatttatattttgaagaaaacaaagaggcagtggtgtttgatatcacttccttttattgtaattattgttttgtaacgcaTTGCATGAACCACAGTTTGTCGCTATTCATATGTTTAACATTAAATGAAACGGAAtagaggcaatgctgtttgatataaaataatttgtttcactgtaattgtcacacccccggactttcatgttggtttctcccattttcccctgcagttcgtagtgttttggtttctccctcattgttgtcagcTGGATGTTTGTAATgagtctgtctatttaatgtgtgtgttttcccctgcattctgttggtctttaatgttaccactccgtgttcctgtgtctgcctgtttcccattggatttattaaatgtacgtctttttattacatcgttgttcgtgtgttcctgcctgatcgtgacagaaagaccgacccaaactgtttttttttttttgcgtattccaccccgttttgtttttcgttctgtttttcagtctttttgtttccgtagtgttttcctgaagcagggggatttaccgctcgagggttacacggTCATGTTCCATGTtccaaacaccaccagctacccggacgacgcgctctgtacgttctatgacgctagtctcaacgcgtcgtgcagagcgccgtcgtccgaggatggccctcgagcggatttcgccgcatttgtggagtggacactggcgagaaactcCGGACCCAGAGTCCAgtcagccaccccgacccgcggattatgagccctacatagacggaaagcccgagcccggagcgacagcagtatggattgccgacggggtcaaaactgctgatcaggtgcgtgagccggccattacatccgcgacggtggagtgcttcgtggagcaagagagggctgtagagagccccgtccactgcaccaccactgggggtaagcaagagcacaactctggggacttaattgactgtttcacgaaaatacccatctgcctggatttccctcccaccctccctcttctgcctaagcctgaatctccgctggttccgcccagccgtccagagtcaccgctggttccgcccagccttcataaATCTCcattgtctgctgtctgtccccttgctcaccctcagcccaccatctgtgcggtgggttcgccgtgggtctgccagtctccatcggtgtcatggctggaggatccctcaccatcgcctccagcctcagagtcctggactccacctcggccctccgaccctgcagctccaccccggctctctgctccctcgtctccgccgtcgcccgtcggtccaccagctccaccgggcttcatcgtccctccggctccgccctggtcagtcgtcgccccaccttcgcctccggactatactcctccggttgtgcctcgtcgctccgtcccaccggctcgttggacctcctccctcccgcgggcacagcctcggccctctgtcgctccggctccgccgcggacctccggatctccatctccgccttggtcaccagagccttgggttccgccttggccctccggatccgccgtgtcacccaagatcttcggctttccgtctccgcatcgggctctcccaccacctgctccgcctccgtcggtcggacccatggagtcgtcagcctctcctccaccatggctcctccctccatcggctccaccgtgggattacatggctgagttctgggtcccacctggctcctcctgctccagccccctcctgtcacctccttggctcctccctccgtcagcacctccatggactgttccttcaccattctggactccatctcttgccctcctcccgggagtccgtcctccgccaaaACCCCCTCCCaagactgtttgctgtttcccgtttgtcggcgcgaggacacgccttctgggagggggaggtaatgtctcacccccggactttcatgttggtttctcccattttcccctgcagttcgtagtgttttggtttctccctcattgttgtcagcTGGATGTTTGTAATgagtctgtctatttaatgtgtgtgttttcccctgcattctgtcggtctttaatgttaccactccgtgttcctgtgtctgcctgtttcccattggatttattaaatgtacgtctttttattacatcgttgttcgtgtgttcctgcctgatcgtgacagtaatgttgtacattccctgaactacgtttttgcagctattaatatatttaaatgaaaacgataagaggcagaggtggttgcTATCATTTTTCGTCTTATTGTTAATACATAGCctacagtgaagcagtgaagataaccggagtagaaaaggcgagctgactgacgttatcaagtacattgctgttccatttgcagaattacaggacttGCATGATCCTCACGTCCTCAAgagttcgtactcccaagtccaacttccaagtccgaactacGAAGGACGCAAGTCCGAACTTCAGTAGGGGTTCAATCTTCAACTGGCTGGCAGAAGCCGCCACTGACAGGTCACATGACCTGCCAGTGGCGGCTCCTGCCAGCCAGTTGAAGATTGAACCCCCTCTCTGATGCGGGTGCATTCTCGAGTGGATCAGGATAACaattttcagcgattaacaatttaaattttgctctgcacctcaaacaaacctattgtattccgccagagaggactgcggatACAAACACATCGTCATTTGGATCACTGGATCATTGGatctgtcatgtttttctttattactgtaccGAGATGGTTAACGGTTTAGGTAACGTTAGGAGTGGGATTAGAGActataaaaatatatgtttttatgctatattgttgctaaaatggtaatttccctgcatattttggtcagttacgttttatatccttttatattcgctataaaatggctaggtttaggtttgggggtgggttaagggggctaaaaatctaaatcgcttcttaataaaaagatgaaaaaagcattgataagaaaataataaaataaaagatacgtaaatattttacgttttttagctaaaaaatacgtagctatttgtacgtttttaaagttgaaatacgtctaaattgtatgttttagcatcaataaaaacgtacaaaaatgtacgttttgtgcCTCAAAACGTTACGTATAAATAcctacgtataaacaatgagtacatggacctgtaaaaccgtttctggagattttttgccctttcctatgccatataccttctatgtagatatcagaaaaacaattcaaaatattctctcaatgcattctatggcacctttaaaacttGTTTAACTTTCTGGTTTGCtatctcaagccaacttaaagtttgtcttgacaaacttttttatctagtccTTTACTTAGTtttgtcctgagtaagatattttacataaaagatgtttacatatagtccacaagaccaaAAAATAGCTGGATTTATTCAAATGACCACCTAAAAAATTTTTGGGAacccttgattcgtaatactaTGTTTGTTACCTGGATAATctatgcctgtttttttttttttttttttttttttttagtgatagttgttcatgtgtcccttgtcctgaacagttaaactgaacactgttcttcagaaaaattctccaGGTCCTTCGGATTCTTCAGTTTCCCAGCATcctttgcatatttgaaccctttccaggaatgactgtatgattttgagatccatcttttcacactgaggacaactgagggacttaaagacaactattaaaaaaaggttcaaacattcactgatgctccagaattaaacacaatgcatttttcccattttgtactgcccttccaAAGCAACAGAagttacttgcatgtttcccggaagacaaattaagtacaatttaccttgatcttcaaattcaaaaagttttcacccctggctcttaactcattgtgtttccttctggagcatcagtgagtgtttgaaccttttttaatagttctgtttgagtccctcagttgtcctcagtgtgaaaagatggatctcaaaatcatacagtcactgctggaaagggttcaaatatgcaaaagatgccgAAAAAATTAAGAACCTGCAGGATTTTGAGGGTTTCTccgaagaacagtgctcagtttaactgttcagaacaaacaattgactcatgaacaactatcactaaacaaaagaacAGTGGTAcagtagatcatccaggtaacaacacagtattgagaaccaatgcttcccaaacttttgaagggggtcatTTGAATACtttcagctattttttgtcttgtggactatatctaaacaatttttatgtaaaatatcttactcaggacagtactaaaaaaaaaaaaaaaaaaaaacatgcatttgtatga harbors:
- the msnb gene encoding moesin b isoform X2 — encoded protein: MSINVRVTTMDAELEFAIQPSTTGKQLFDQIVKTIGLREIWYFGLQYQDSKGFSTWLKLNKRVTAQDVRKENPLLIKFRAKFYPEDVAEELIQEATQRLFFLQVKEGILNDDIYCPPETAVLLASYAVQMKYGDYNNEYHVPGYLCRDKLLPQRVLEQHKLTKEQWEERIQVWHEQHRNMIREDAMIEYLKISQDLEMYGVNYFSIKNKKGSELWLGVDALGLNIYERSDKLTPKIGFPWSEIRNISFNDKKFVIKPIDKKSPDFVFYAPRLRINKRILALCMGNHDLYMRRRKPDTIEVQQMKAQAREEKNKRQQERALLENEKKRRENAEKETEKIARETMELMERLRQIEEQTKKAQEELEEQTKRALELERERKCAQEEAERLEKDRRIAEEVKSALMEQSESQMKNQENLATELAELTSKINLLEDAKKKKEDEARKWQRRAIMVEVDLEKTKVELKSKLIGVNIQEISQTENDHDENDESSAEASAELTSTGTYRDRSEEQRITETEKNERLQKRLQALSSELADARDESKKTANDLIHAENVRLGRDKYKTLRQIRQGNTKQRIDEFESM
- the msnb gene encoding moesin b isoform X1, giving the protein MYFQINVRVTTMDAELEFAIQPSTTGKQLFDQIVKTIGLREIWYFGLQYQDSKGFSTWLKLNKRVTAQDVRKENPLLIKFRAKFYPEDVAEELIQEATQRLFFLQVKEGILNDDIYCPPETAVLLASYAVQMKYGDYNNEYHVPGYLCRDKLLPQRVLEQHKLTKEQWEERIQVWHEQHRNMIREDAMIEYLKISQDLEMYGVNYFSIKNKKGSELWLGVDALGLNIYERSDKLTPKIGFPWSEIRNISFNDKKFVIKPIDKKSPDFVFYAPRLRINKRILALCMGNHDLYMRRRKPDTIEVQQMKAQAREEKNKRQQERALLENEKKRRENAEKETEKIARETMELMERLRQIEEQTKKAQEELEEQTKRALELERERKCAQEEAERLEKDRRIAEEVKSALMEQSESQMKNQENLATELAELTSKINLLEDAKKKKEDEARKWQRRAIMVEVDLEKTKVELKSKLIGVNIQEISQTENDHDENDESSAEASAELTSTGTYRDRSEEQRITETEKNERLQKRLQALSSELADARDESKKTANDLIHAENVRLGRDKYKTLRQIRQGNTKQRIDEFESM